In Flavimarina sp. Hel_I_48, the DNA window GGCCAGGCGTCATTTCCAAAAACGAGGATATCCAGGGTATCTTTGGGATATCGTGTGGTTATGAGTTCGGCGAGGGCCATGGCCACCTTTTTTGCGGGGGTTATACGATCTTCACCATAAAGGATCATACTGTGACTGATGTCAATCATCAGTACCGTGCTCATCTGTGATTTGTGCTGGGTCTGTTCTACCACAAGATCGTCATGCGTGAGGTTCAGGTCATTCATACCGTGATTGATCTGGGCGTTTTTGAGGCTTTCGGTCATCGAAACCCTTTCCAACGGATCACCAAAACGAAATTCCCGAAATTCACCGGTATGTTCATCTCCGTTTCCTATCTGACTGGTACGGTGATTACCACTGCCGCTTTTCCTTAATTTGCCGAAAATCTGATCCAGGGCACGTTTTCTGATTTCACGTTCGGTCTTTGCCGTAATCGCCATACCTCCCTCACCGTCAGGTTTTATTTCATCCCGAATATAACCTTTGGCTTTAAGCTCTTCAACAAAATCGTCTAATGTATATTCTGGAGTGGTGAGTTTGTATTCTTTATCAAGTTCCTTTAACCAATCCATCGCTTCGTCAAAATCTCCGGAAGTATGGGTGATTAATTCTTTAAAAATTTCCAATAAATTTTCAAATGGGGTCTGTTGAGGGGCCTCGTAGTTTTTAAAGACAAAGCCTTTCCTGTGGATATCATTTTGCATAGCATCTACTTCTTTTAAACTGAAAACCTAAAGGTCATTTTGAACCATTACAAAATCGCAATAAAGTCCTACTAACGAACTTTCAACAGCTTTATATCTTCAGTCGTTTCATTTAAAAATATTACATATCACTTGAAATTTCTTATCA includes these proteins:
- a CDS encoding vWA domain-containing protein translates to MQNDIHRKGFVFKNYEAPQQTPFENLLEIFKELITHTSGDFDEAMDWLKELDKEYKLTTPEYTLDDFVEELKAKGYIRDEIKPDGEGGMAITAKTEREIRKRALDQIFGKLRKSGSGNHRTSQIGNGDEHTGEFREFRFGDPLERVSMTESLKNAQINHGMNDLNLTHDDLVVEQTQHKSQMSTVLMIDISHSMILYGEDRITPAKKVAMALAELITTRYPKDTLDILVFGNDAWPIKIKDLPYLQVGPYHTNTVAGLQLGMDMLRRKRNTNKQIFMITDGKPSCVREADGYYYKNSVGLDDYIVNKCYDQARQARKLKIPITTFMIAEDPYLMKFVRQFTQANQGKAFYTGLQGLGEMIFEDYETNRKKRIR